A genomic region of Haemorhous mexicanus isolate bHaeMex1 chromosome 14, bHaeMex1.pri, whole genome shotgun sequence contains the following coding sequences:
- the LOC132333655 gene encoding ubiquitin carboxyl-terminal hydrolase 12-like isoform X1, which yields MEALVTVRRLAAVCTMGANASALEKEIGPEQFPVNEHYFGLVNFGNTCYCNSVLQALYFCRPFREKVLAYKVQPRKKESLLTCLSDLFNSIATQKKKVGVIPPKKFISRLRKENELFDNYMQQDAHEFLNYLLNTIADLLQEEKKQEKQNGKLQNGSIESEEGDKPDLTWVHEIFQGTLTNETRCLNCEAVSSKDEDFLDLSVDVEQNTSITHCLRGFSNTETLCSEYKYYCEQCRSKQEAQKRMRVKKLPMILALHLKRFKYMDQLHRYTKLSYRVVFPLELRLFNTSGDATNPDRMYDLVAVVVHCGSGPNRGHYITIVKSHGFWLLFDDDIVEKIDAQAIEEFYGLTSDISKNSESGYILFYQSRD from the exons ATGGAGGCGCTGGTGACGGTGCGGAGACTCGCCGCCGTCTGTACCATG GGCGCCAATGCCTCTGCTTTGGAGAAAGAGATTGGTCCTGAGCAGTTCCCTGTGAATGAGCATTATTTTGGCTTGGTCAAT TTTGGCAACACCTGCTACTGCAACTCAGTCTTGCAGGCCCTGTATTTCTGTCGGCCCTTTCGGGAAAAGGTTTTGGCATACAAGGTGCAGCCTCGAAAGAAGGAAAGCCTCCTGACCTGCCTCTCTGATCTCTTCAACAGTATTGCCACACAAAAGAAGAAGGTGGGAGTCATCCCACCCAAGAAATTTATTTCCCGCTTGAGGAAGGAAAATG AATTATTTGATAATTACATGCAGCAGGATGCACACGAATTCCTGAACTACCTACTGAACACTATTGCTGACTTACTGCAAGAGGAGaagaagcaggagaagcagaatgGGAAGCTCCAGAATGGCAGCATTGAGAGTGAAGAAGGAGACAAGCCTGATCTGACGTGGGTCCATGAAATCTTCCAAGGAACACTAACCAATGAAACCAGATGTCTTAACTGTGAGGCT GTTAGTAGCAAAGATGAGGACTTTCTGGACCTCTCGGTTGATGTGGAACAAAATACATCAATTACACATTGTCTAAG GGGATTTAGTAACACTGAAACTCTATGCAGTGAATACAAATACTATTGTGAGCAGTGCCGCAGCAAACAGGAGGCACAGAAGAG GATGAGGGTGAAGAAGCTGCCCATGATCCTGGCTCTGCACTTGAAGAGGTTCAAGTACATGGACCAGCTGCACCGCTACACCAAGCTGTCCTACAGGGTGGTGTTCCCCCTGGAGCTGAGGCTCTTCAACACCTCGGGGGATGCCACCAACCCCGACAGGATGTACGACCTGGTGGCCGTGGTGGTGCACTGTGGCAG tggCCCCAACCGTGGGCATTACATCACCATCGTGAAGAGCCACGGCTTCTGGCTGCTCTTTGATGATGACATTGTAGAG aaaattgaCGCCCAGGCCATTGAAGAATTCTATGGGTTAACATCAGACATTTCCAAAAACTCTGAGTCTGGATATATCCTCTTCTACCAGTCCAGGGACTGA
- the LOC132333655 gene encoding ubiquitin carboxyl-terminal hydrolase 12-like isoform X2: MSIILAWSIIATQKKKVGVIPPKKFISRLRKENELFDNYMQQDAHEFLNYLLNTIADLLQEEKKQEKQNGKLQNGSIESEEGDKPDLTWVHEIFQGTLTNETRCLNCEAVSSKDEDFLDLSVDVEQNTSITHCLRGFSNTETLCSEYKYYCEQCRSKQEAQKRMRVKKLPMILALHLKRFKYMDQLHRYTKLSYRVVFPLELRLFNTSGDATNPDRMYDLVAVVVHCGSGPNRGHYITIVKSHGFWLLFDDDIVEKIDAQAIEEFYGLTSDISKNSESGYILFYQSRD, from the exons ATGAGCATTATTTTGGCTTGGTCAAT TATTGCCACACAAAAGAAGAAGGTGGGAGTCATCCCACCCAAGAAATTTATTTCCCGCTTGAGGAAGGAAAATG AATTATTTGATAATTACATGCAGCAGGATGCACACGAATTCCTGAACTACCTACTGAACACTATTGCTGACTTACTGCAAGAGGAGaagaagcaggagaagcagaatgGGAAGCTCCAGAATGGCAGCATTGAGAGTGAAGAAGGAGACAAGCCTGATCTGACGTGGGTCCATGAAATCTTCCAAGGAACACTAACCAATGAAACCAGATGTCTTAACTGTGAGGCT GTTAGTAGCAAAGATGAGGACTTTCTGGACCTCTCGGTTGATGTGGAACAAAATACATCAATTACACATTGTCTAAG GGGATTTAGTAACACTGAAACTCTATGCAGTGAATACAAATACTATTGTGAGCAGTGCCGCAGCAAACAGGAGGCACAGAAGAG GATGAGGGTGAAGAAGCTGCCCATGATCCTGGCTCTGCACTTGAAGAGGTTCAAGTACATGGACCAGCTGCACCGCTACACCAAGCTGTCCTACAGGGTGGTGTTCCCCCTGGAGCTGAGGCTCTTCAACACCTCGGGGGATGCCACCAACCCCGACAGGATGTACGACCTGGTGGCCGTGGTGGTGCACTGTGGCAG tggCCCCAACCGTGGGCATTACATCACCATCGTGAAGAGCCACGGCTTCTGGCTGCTCTTTGATGATGACATTGTAGAG aaaattgaCGCCCAGGCCATTGAAGAATTCTATGGGTTAACATCAGACATTTCCAAAAACTCTGAGTCTGGATATATCCTCTTCTACCAGTCCAGGGACTGA